Proteins from a single region of Mytilus trossulus isolate FHL-02 chromosome 2, PNRI_Mtr1.1.1.hap1, whole genome shotgun sequence:
- the LOC134705709 gene encoding embryonic polyadenylate-binding protein A-like, producing the protein MAELMEQQNSSPQQSNLIINYLPQSLTDEEFRSMFLSIGPIKNSKIVRDKQTGYSYGFGFIDYQSAADAERAIESLNGLQLQNKRIKVAYSRQGGEDIKQANVYITNVPRHWKSEQLQEHFGQFGNIVSCRVIIDERTGFSKGIGFILYNLKEDSEKAIAMMNGKVPEGGEMPMLVKLADDNAKKVRPPPVQFLPAPPMGGRYPHGPMRSMGNRFSRYNPMGGSNYNAPPVGAGPYILYVYNIGDNANEQMLYQLFSAYGNVQKVNVIYDGQRQKCKGYGFVTMTNWEEAETAISCLNGYWVQGRELQVSYKKFLKTSTESMMQTQQMENPVPGLEHKLIINYLPQSLTDEEFHSMFLSIGPISNSKIVRDKATNYSYGFGFIEYMNPADAGKAIQALNGLKLQNKTLKVAYSRPSGDSIKGANLYITNIPKHWSNEDLKNGFLKFGNIVQARLLIDHNTNLSKGVGFVLFDQKSHADDAMESMNGQIPEGGTTALTIKKADDNAKKVRAPVQNMLLPPAGRNVAGGPIRNNMASNRFAGQRYNPMGGGRPAPYQQNYGNQGYGGGMMGNQGHVPQVPGGCVLYVYNIGNDANERLLYQLFSPYGNVMKVNVIFDSQKGQCKGYGFVTMGTYEEAESAIYSLNGYWYNGRELQVSYYNK; encoded by the exons ATGGCAGAACTTATGGAACAGCAGAATTCATCTCCACAgcagtcaaatttgataataaattacTTGCCTCAATCCCTAACGGATGAAGAGTTTCGATCTATGTTCTTAAGCATTGGTCCtattaaaaattccaaaattgtAAGAGATAAACAAACTGGATACAGCTATGGGTTTGGCTTTATTGACTATCAGAGTGCAGCAGATGCAGAAAGAGCTATTGAATCCCTAAATGGATTACAACTACAGAATAAGAGAATAAAAGTTGCTTATTCAAGACAAGGTGGTGAAGACATCAAACAAGCTAACGTTTATATCACAAATGTTCCAAGACATTGGAAAAGTGAACAGCTACAAGAACACTTTGGTCAATTTGGAAATATTGTTTCATGTCGTGTAATTATTGATGAAAGAACTGGATTTTCTAAAGGTATTggttttattctttataatcTAAAAGAAGATTCTGAAAAAGCTATTGCGATGATGAATGGTAAAGTTCCAGAGGGAGGAGAAATGCCAATGTTGGTTAAACTTGCAGATGACAATGCCAAAAAGGTGCGACCACCACCTGTTCAGTTTTTACCAGCTCCTCCAATGGGTGGTCGATACCCTCATGGACCAATGAGAAGCATGGGTAACAGATTCTCAAGATATAATCCAATGGGAGGCTCTAATTACAATGCTCCCCCAGTTGGTGCAGGTCCATACATTCTTTATGTGTATAACATTGGTGACAATGCCAACGAACAAATGCTATATCAGTTATTTAGTGCATATGGAAATGTTCAGAAAGTTAATGTTATCTATGATGGTCAGCGTCAAAAATGTAAAGGCTATGGGTTTGTGACAATGACAAATTGGGAAGAAGCAGAAACAGCAATCAGTTGTCTCAATGGCTATTGGGTCCAAGGGAGAGAACTTCAAGTCTCATATAAGAAAT TTCTGAAGACGTCAACAGAAAGTATGATGCAGACACAACAGATGGAAAATCCAGTTCCAGGCCTGGAACACAAACTAATAATCAACTACTTGCCACAGTCCCTCACAGATGAGGAGTTCCATTCCATGTTCCTGAGTATTGGTCCAATATCCAATTCAAAAATTGTCCGAGACAAAGCTACAAATTATAGCTATGGATTTGGTTTTATTGAATACATGAATCCTGCAGATGCTGGGAAAGCAATACAAGCACTCAATGGtctgaaattacaaaataaaaccttaaaaGTAGCATATTCAAGGCCAAGTGGAGATAGCATTAAAGGAGCAAACTTATATATCACCAACATTCCAAAGCATTGGAGCAATGAGGACTTAAAAAATGGTTTTCTTAAATTTGGAAACATTGTCCAAGCTCGTTTACTTATAGATCATAACACAAATTTATCCAAAGGTGTTGGATTTGTTCTTTTTGATCAGAAATCCCATGCTGATGATGCCATGGAAAGCATGAATGGACAGATCCCAGAGGGTGGAACAACTGCACTCACAATAAAAAAGGCTGATGATAATGCTAAGAAAGTTAGGGCTCCTGTCCAAAATATGTTATTGCCACCAGCAGGACGTAATGTAGCTGGGGGTCCCATCAGAAACAACATGGCTAGCAATCGTTTTGCTGGCCAAAGGTACAATCCAATGGGTGGTGGAAGACCAGCACCCTATCAGCAGAACTACGGTAACCAAGGCTATGGTGGTGGAATGATGGGAAATCAAGGCCATGTTCCCCAAGTTCCTGGGGGATGTGTACTGTATGTATACAACATTGGTAACGATGCCAATGAAAGATTACTTTATCAGCTGTTCAGTCCGTATGGAAATGTTATGAAAGTGAATGTCATCTTTGATAGTCAAAAGGGTCAGTGTAAAGGATATGGATTTGTTACCATGGGTACATACGAAGAGGCTGAGAGTGCTATTTATAGTCTCAACGGATATTGGTATAATGGCAGAGAACTTCAAGTGTCCtattacaataaataa